In a single window of the Nodularia spumigena CCY9414 genome:
- a CDS encoding J domain-containing protein, producing MTENGTKRQISKNTTYYGLLGLHPSASVIDIRRAYWELSKQYHPDTTELPATVATSKFQQINEAYATLSSPERRLSYDTKIGYSRFGVIQAPTDLNHPVRQPYDYSKSMYLDASDRPLSAGEIFVLFVLGLTLAGCVLVAIAVAVIRGESNIPTQVTQPQISHISQVSTPGQVKIIEF from the coding sequence GTGACTGAAAACGGAACAAAGCGACAAATCAGCAAGAATACAACATATTACGGACTGCTAGGACTGCATCCCTCAGCATCGGTGATTGATATTCGTCGCGCTTATTGGGAACTGAGTAAACAGTATCATCCAGATACTACAGAATTACCTGCTACGGTTGCGACTAGCAAATTTCAGCAAATTAATGAAGCTTACGCCACTCTCAGCAGTCCAGAACGGCGTTTAAGTTATGATACCAAAATTGGCTATTCTCGGTTTGGGGTAATTCAAGCACCAACGGATTTAAACCATCCGGTGCGTCAACCCTACGATTACTCCAAATCAATGTATCTGGATGCGAGCGATCGCCCCTTATCTGCCGGCGAAATCTTTGTATTATTTGTGTTAGGCTTAACTCTGGCAGGTTGTGTATTAGTTGCGATCGCTGTTGCTGTGATTCGTGGTGAAAGCAATATCCCAACCCAAGTTACCCAACCACAAATTAGCCATATTTCTCAAGTCTCCACCCCTGGACAAGTGAAGATTATTGAATTTTGA
- the dnaK gene encoding molecular chaperone DnaK, translating into MGKVVGIDLGTTNSVVAVMEGGKPVVIANAEGMRTTPSVVGFSKEGERVVGQMARRQTVLNPQNTFFAVKRFIGRQYGELSPESKRVPYTIRKDELGNIKIPCPRLKKDFAPEEISAMVMKKLAEDASRYLGEAVTGAVITVPAYFNDSQRQATRDAGRIAGLEVLRILNEPTAASLAYGLDRGTTETILVFDLGGGTFDVSILEVGDGIFEVKATSGDTQLGGNDFDKQIVDWLADQFQEAEGVDLRRERQSLQRLMEAAEKAKIELSAVSVTEINLPFITATADGPKHLETRLTRSQFEGLCIDLISRIRTPVKRALKDSGLSPVDIEEVVLVGGSTRIPIVKQLVRDLIGIEPNENVNPDEVVAIGAAIQAGILAGEVKDVLLLDVTPLSLGLETIGGVMKKLIPRNTTIPVRRSDIFSTSENNQNTVEIHVVQGEREMAANNKSLGRFKLYGIPPAPRGIPQVQVSFDIDANGILQATAVDRTTGREQSITIQGASTLSESEVNRMIQDAQKYADVDRERKERVEKRTRSEALILQAERQLREVALEFGMQFARNRRQRIDGICRELRESLQENEDRGIDQAYADLQDALYELNREVREYYADDEDEDLLGTIRDIFTGGDKERDRDRDFSRDPYRERDSRDSYGRDYNRDYDRNYGRDSRSPVYDDRRSARKPTRPTYQDNWDDDDDDWL; encoded by the coding sequence ATGGGCAAGGTAGTCGGCATCGACTTGGGTACAACCAACTCAGTAGTCGCCGTAATGGAGGGTGGTAAGCCGGTGGTGATTGCCAATGCAGAAGGAATGCGAACCACCCCCTCTGTTGTCGGTTTCAGCAAAGAGGGCGAAAGGGTTGTGGGGCAAATGGCCAGACGGCAAACCGTTCTCAACCCCCAAAATACATTTTTTGCAGTTAAACGCTTCATTGGGCGGCAGTATGGTGAACTCAGCCCAGAATCGAAGCGTGTACCTTATACGATCCGCAAAGACGAATTAGGTAATATTAAAATTCCCTGTCCCCGTCTTAAAAAGGATTTCGCCCCGGAAGAAATTTCGGCAATGGTGATGAAAAAATTGGCAGAAGATGCTAGTCGCTATTTGGGTGAAGCGGTGACAGGGGCAGTAATTACAGTTCCTGCTTATTTTAATGATTCTCAACGACAAGCTACCCGTGATGCTGGCAGAATTGCCGGCTTAGAAGTGTTGCGGATTCTTAATGAACCTACAGCCGCTTCTTTGGCTTATGGATTAGATAGAGGTACGACTGAAACTATCCTCGTTTTTGACTTGGGCGGTGGTACTTTTGACGTGTCAATTTTGGAAGTCGGCGATGGCATTTTTGAAGTTAAAGCTACCAGTGGAGATACTCAACTAGGTGGTAATGACTTTGACAAACAAATAGTCGATTGGTTAGCAGACCAATTTCAAGAAGCTGAAGGGGTAGACTTACGCCGGGAGAGACAATCTCTACAACGTCTCATGGAAGCTGCGGAAAAGGCGAAAATTGAACTTTCGGCGGTCAGCGTCACTGAGATTAACTTACCTTTTATCACCGCCACAGCTGATGGACCAAAACATCTCGAAACTCGCCTGACTCGTTCTCAATTTGAAGGTTTGTGTATTGACTTAATTAGTCGTATCCGGACACCAGTCAAACGCGCCCTCAAAGATTCTGGACTCTCTCCTGTAGATATTGAGGAAGTGGTGCTAGTTGGTGGTTCGACACGAATACCCATAGTCAAGCAGTTAGTGCGAGACTTAATTGGTATAGAACCCAATGAAAATGTCAATCCTGATGAGGTTGTAGCCATCGGCGCTGCCATTCAGGCAGGTATTTTGGCGGGTGAAGTCAAAGATGTGCTGCTTTTGGATGTTACGCCATTATCTTTGGGATTAGAAACCATTGGTGGCGTGATGAAAAAACTGATTCCCCGCAATACTACTATCCCAGTTCGCCGTTCTGACATTTTTTCTACGTCAGAAAATAACCAAAACACTGTGGAAATTCATGTAGTCCAGGGTGAGAGGGAAATGGCAGCAAATAACAAGTCACTGGGACGTTTTAAGCTCTATGGTATCCCGCCAGCGCCCAGAGGTATTCCCCAGGTTCAGGTATCTTTTGATATTGACGCTAATGGTATTTTACAGGCAACAGCTGTAGATAGAACTACCGGAAGAGAACAAAGCATCACGATTCAAGGTGCTTCGACTTTGAGTGAATCAGAAGTAAATCGGATGATTCAGGATGCTCAAAAATATGCCGATGTTGACCGAGAACGTAAAGAAAGGGTAGAAAAGCGGACTCGTTCTGAGGCTTTAATTTTACAAGCTGAACGCCAACTCAGAGAAGTGGCATTAGAATTTGGAATGCAGTTTGCTCGCAACCGTCGCCAGCGCATTGATGGTATTTGTCGAGAACTGCGGGAAAGTCTCCAGGAAAATGAAGACCGGGGCATTGATCAAGCCTATGCTGACTTACAAGATGCTTTGTATGAACTGAACCGAGAAGTCCGTGAGTATTATGCTGATGACGAAGACGAGGACTTGTTAGGGACGATTCGTGACATTTTTACAGGAGGCGACAAGGAACGCGATCGCGATCGCGATTTTTCCCGTGATCCATATCGAGAACGTGATTCCCGTGATTCTTATGGCAGGGACTACAACAGAGACTACGATAGGAACTACGGCAGAGATAGCCGTTCCCCAGTCTACGACGACAGGCGTTCTGCTCGCAAACCCACGCGACCAACCTACCAAGATAACTGGGATGATGATGATGATGATTGGTTGTAG
- a CDS encoding DUF3143 domain-containing protein, with product MLTPDTPLYSHPLPQIEKWLKEQGCQQDENELHCWRVQRPNWEAQLWLDVEQITVRYIKSGENDQEIQRSFKYSLSREDIEQAVFSGP from the coding sequence ATGCTTACTCCCGACACACCTTTATATAGTCATCCCTTACCACAAATTGAAAAGTGGTTAAAAGAGCAAGGCTGTCAACAAGATGAAAATGAGCTACATTGTTGGCGTGTACAGCGCCCTAATTGGGAAGCTCAACTGTGGCTTGATGTTGAGCAAATTACAGTCAGATATATCAAATCTGGGGAAAATGACCAAGAAATTCAACGCTCGTTTAAGTATTCTCTCAGCCGGGAAGATATAGAACAAGCTGTATTTTCTGGACCATAA
- a CDS encoding DnaJ C-terminal domain-containing protein has translation MQNLQNFRDYYEILGVTKDASGEEIKKVYRRLARQYHPDLNPGNKEAEEKFKDIGEAYEVLSDAARRSQYDQFSRYWKQKGFVSNKAPKPKSWAGSSNGRSSAKDVDPGQFNDFESFINQVVGVGGRRDSRNGGSSTKTDPFRSPNSRVEYTVPKSPPRTPRRDIEARLTLPLEKAYQGGKERIRLEDGRSLEVNMPPAMVTGQSIRLRNQGINGGDLYLKITVEPHTQFKLDGFNIFCQVPVTPCEAVLGGQVEAPTLDGPVKMTIPPGVRTGQRLRLANKGYPNENGKRGDQLVEIQIVTPKNITSEERELYEKLREIETFKPRADLLT, from the coding sequence ATGCAAAATTTGCAGAATTTCCGCGATTACTACGAAATTTTAGGAGTAACTAAGGATGCATCCGGCGAAGAAATTAAAAAGGTATATCGGCGGTTAGCAAGACAATATCACCCGGATCTGAATCCGGGAAATAAAGAAGCAGAGGAAAAGTTTAAAGATATCGGTGAGGCTTATGAAGTCCTTTCTGATGCTGCTAGGCGATCGCAATATGACCAGTTTAGCCGCTACTGGAAGCAAAAAGGCTTTGTGAGCAACAAAGCACCCAAACCTAAAAGCTGGGCTGGTTCCTCAAATGGTCGCAGTAGCGCTAAAGATGTCGATCCCGGACAATTTAATGATTTTGAAAGCTTTATTAATCAAGTTGTCGGTGTAGGGGGTCGTAGAGACAGCAGAAATGGGGGTAGTAGCACCAAAACCGATCCCTTCCGTTCTCCTAATAGCCGGGTGGAGTATACAGTTCCCAAAAGCCCACCACGCACACCCCGCCGAGATATTGAAGCGAGATTAACTTTACCCCTAGAAAAGGCTTATCAAGGTGGTAAAGAACGGATTAGACTAGAGGATGGGCGATCGCTCGAAGTAAATATGCCCCCAGCTATGGTAACAGGTCAAAGTATCCGCTTACGAAACCAAGGTATTAATGGTGGCGATCTTTACTTAAAAATTACCGTAGAACCCCATACCCAATTTAAACTAGATGGGTTCAATATATTTTGCCAAGTCCCCGTGACTCCCTGTGAAGCAGTTTTAGGAGGACAAGTAGAAGCACCTACTCTCGATGGCCCAGTAAAAATGACCATCCCCCCAGGGGTCAGGACTGGTCAAAGATTGCGTTTAGCTAATAAAGGCTACCCCAACGAAAACGGTAAACGTGGCGATCAATTAGTAGAAATTCAAATTGTTACGCCCAAAAATATCACATCTGAAGAACGCGAACTTTACGAAAAATTGCGGGAAATAGAAACCTTTAAACCCCGCGCTGATTTATTAACTTAA
- a CDS encoding DUF262 domain-containing protein — translation MQASETKLQQIIEGTKQYIVPLFQRAYSWKKPEWEVLWNDIRELCTIDHPRPHFMGSVVTMPTASMPEGVSKYLLIDGQQRLTTIFILLSALRDKAEQSGNPKLAAKIDNTILVNPYEKGLDYFKLQPTQLDREPFHHIINKKTPIDDNNISECYQFFERKIRQSQLEFAKIQKVICSNLSIVSVVLSNEDDPYLVFENLNAKGRPLTQADLIRNYFFMRIDVESQQSVYEKYWQPMQRILGESLTDFIRHYLTKSGVDVKNNEIYFEIKERISKGDPLSYLQDLWVFSEYYARLLHPEREVNETVRKYLNRLNRLEVSTVYPFLLNCYDDWVKYRITQEEFIAILQIIENFIIRRFVCNIQTRGLNRIFALLYSQVSKDTNLVSDSFVERLKLALQIRDYPKDVDFKTRLMDVKLYGGSNRSEKAKLILESIEESFQHKEQVSFDKLSIEHIMPQTLNKWWKEHLGESGEITHELLVHSLGNLTLTAYNSDLSNHDFLAKKTQFKNSHLELNKYFDHKIYWRKEDIEERAVYLAEIALQIWSYFGNESVKISKSSRSGNIPKGLRIFGKEHSVKSWRDVLEITLNEIADLEPERFQDITQNFPRFVGWDEKDFRSTRHLKNGAFIEVNLSSKDIYTFCLRAIETAELSTEEWDIDYSEKANI, via the coding sequence ATGCAAGCATCAGAAACTAAATTACAACAAATTATTGAAGGCACAAAGCAGTACATTGTACCCTTGTTTCAGCGAGCTTATAGCTGGAAAAAACCTGAGTGGGAAGTGTTGTGGAATGATATTCGCGAACTCTGCACAATAGATCATCCTCGTCCTCACTTTATGGGTTCCGTTGTCACCATGCCAACTGCATCAATGCCTGAAGGAGTTAGCAAATACTTACTAATTGACGGTCAACAACGCTTAACAACAATTTTTATCCTTCTCTCTGCTTTGCGAGATAAAGCAGAACAGTCTGGAAACCCAAAACTTGCAGCAAAAATTGATAATACCATTCTAGTTAATCCCTATGAAAAAGGTTTAGATTATTTCAAACTACAGCCCACACAATTAGATCGTGAGCCATTTCATCATATTATTAATAAAAAAACACCTATTGATGATAATAATATTTCTGAATGTTATCAATTTTTTGAAAGAAAAATTCGACAAAGCCAGTTAGAATTTGCCAAAATTCAAAAGGTTATATGTAGCAATCTCTCAATTGTCAGTGTTGTACTCAGCAATGAAGATGATCCCTATTTAGTATTTGAAAATTTAAATGCTAAGGGAAGACCTCTGACTCAAGCCGACCTGATACGTAACTATTTCTTTATGCGAATTGATGTGGAGAGCCAGCAATCTGTTTATGAAAAATATTGGCAACCCATGCAACGTATTTTAGGAGAGAGTCTAACAGACTTTATTCGTCACTACTTGACTAAAAGCGGTGTAGATGTCAAGAACAATGAAATTTACTTTGAAATCAAGGAGCGCATTAGCAAAGGCGACCCGCTTTCATACCTTCAAGATTTATGGGTTTTTTCGGAATACTATGCAAGACTTTTGCATCCGGAGCGCGAAGTCAATGAAACTGTTCGTAAATATCTCAATCGTCTGAATCGTTTAGAAGTTTCTACTGTCTATCCTTTCTTATTGAACTGTTATGATGATTGGGTGAAATATAGAATTACCCAAGAAGAATTTATTGCGATTCTGCAAATTATTGAAAATTTTATTATTCGCAGATTTGTTTGTAATATTCAAACCAGAGGACTAAATAGAATTTTCGCATTACTTTACTCACAAGTTAGTAAAGATACTAATTTAGTTTCTGACAGTTTTGTAGAAAGATTAAAGTTAGCGCTCCAGATTCGTGATTATCCCAAGGATGTTGACTTTAAAACGAGATTAATGGATGTAAAGCTTTATGGGGGAAGTAATCGTTCTGAGAAGGCAAAACTCATTTTAGAGTCTATTGAAGAATCCTTTCAGCATAAGGAACAGGTATCTTTTGATAAACTTTCAATTGAACATATTATGCCACAAACCCTAAATAAATGGTGGAAAGAACATTTAGGAGAAAGTGGGGAAATAACACATGAATTATTAGTTCATTCTTTAGGCAATCTTACACTGACGGCTTACAATTCTGACCTTTCTAATCATGACTTTTTAGCTAAAAAAACACAGTTTAAAAACAGTCATCTGGAATTAAATAAGTATTTTGATCATAAGATTTATTGGCGCAAAGAGGATATTGAAGAACGGGCGGTATATCTTGCAGAAATTGCCTTGCAAATTTGGAGCTATTTTGGTAATGAATCAGTAAAAATCTCTAAAAGCAGTAGGTCGGGTAATATTCCCAAAGGACTCCGCATATTTGGAAAAGAACATTCTGTAAAAAGTTGGCGAGATGTTTTAGAAATTACATTAAACGAAATCGCCGATTTAGAGCCTGAGCGATTTCAAGACATTACGCAAAATTTCCCGCGCTTTGTGGGATGGGATGAAAAAGACTTTCGGAGTACTCGTCACCTGAAAAATGGAGCTTTTATTGAGGTGAATTTATCATCAAAAGACATTTATACTTTTTGTTTAAGAGCTATAGAAACAGCAGAACTTTCGACGGAAGAGTGGGATATAGATTACTCAGAAAAAGCAAATATTTAG